A genomic window from Salvia splendens isolate huo1 chromosome 11, SspV2, whole genome shotgun sequence includes:
- the LOC121753749 gene encoding protein NRT1/ PTR FAMILY 7.3-like: MGSLELSKAQKMKEEEEYTGDGSVDFNGKPAVRDLTGKWSAGTIILFNQGLATLAFFGVGVNLVLFLTRVLQQDNAEAANSVSKWTGTVYIFSLVGAFLSDSYWGRYKTCAIFQAIFVVGLVLLSLSTQVFLLKPGGCGDETTKCNTHSSWEVGLFYISIYMVALGNGGYQPNIATFGADQFDIEDLREGYSKVAFFSYFYLALNIGELFSNTILVYFEDEGLWALGFWASTASATIALLLFLGGTKRYRHFKPSGNPLSRISQVLVAATKKCSVRIPPGEDAANLYQPEGSKNGAKKMLPTQGIKFLDRAAFVTAQDEEELKQSEYKNNPWRLCPISQVEEVKCILRLLPIWLCTIIYSVVFTQMASLFVEQGDAMNTQISNFRIPAASMSSFDILSVALFIFLYRRVVDPAVRGVRKDSKGLTELQRMGIGLVIAVMAMVSAGIVEWYRLKYARRDCKQCKGSSTLSILWQVPQYGLIGASEVFMYVGQLEFFNAQAPEGLKSFGSALCMTSISLGNYVSSLLVSIVMKISTEDNVPGWIPGNLNRGHLDKFYFLLAGLTAVDLVIYVGCASWYKSIKFRGGEDEEGEDYDEV; encoded by the exons ATGGGATCCTTAGAATTATCCAAG gCTCAAAAaatgaaggaagaagaagaatacACAGGTGATGGAAGTGTTGATTTTAATGGAAAACCAGCTGTTCGAGACCTAACTGGAAAATGGTCTGCTGGGACAATAATATTAT TCAATCAAGGTCTAGCAACCCTAGCATTTTTCGGGGTGGGAGTGAATCTGGTGCTGTTCCTAACAAGAGTGCTGCAGCAAGACAACGCCGAAGCAGCCAATAGTGTTAGCAAATGGACGGGCACGGTCTACATCTTCTCGCTGGTTGGCGCTTTCCTTAGTGACTCTTATTGGGGAAGATACAAAACTTGTGCCATCTTTCAGGCCATCTTTGTCGTT GGTCTAGTGCTCTTGTCACTGTCCACACAGGTGTTCTTGCTCAAACCCGGGGGCTGTGGGGACGAGACGACCAAATGCAACACGCATTCGAGTTGGGAGGTGGGGCTCTTCTACATCTCTATATACATGGTGGCTCTTGGCAACGGCGGCTACCAGCCTAACATAGCCACATTTGGCGCTGATCAATTCGACATAGAGGATCTGAGAGAGGGCTATTCCAAAGTGGCATTTTTCAGCTACTTTTACCTTGCATTGAACATTGGCGAACTCTTTTCCAACACTATATTGGTATACTTCGAAGATGAAGGCCTGTGGGCCCTCGGGTTCTGGGCCTCCACCGCCTCTGCCACCATCGCCCTGCTCCTCTTCCTCGGAGGCACCAAGCGCTACCGTCATTTCAAGCCCAGTGGCAACCCCCTCTCCCGCATTTCCCAAGTCCTGGTCGCCGCCACCAAGAAGTGCAGCGTGAGGATCCCACCGGGCGAAGATGCTGCCAACTTGTACCAACCCGAGGGATCCAAGAACGGAGCCAAGAAGATGCTCCCCACGCAGGGGATCAA ATTCTTGGACAGGGCAGCATTTGTGACGGCGCAGGACGAGGAGGAGCTGAAGCAGAGCGAGTACAAGAACAACCCGTGGCGGCTCTGCCCCATCTCCCAAGTGGAGGAGGTGAAGTGCATACTGAGGCTGCTCCCCATCTGGCTCTGCACCATCATCTACTCCGTCGTGTTCACCCAGATGGCCTCCCTCTTCGTGGAGCAGGGCGACGCCATGAACACGCAGATCTCCAACTTCCGGATCCCAGCAGCCAGCATGTCGAGCTTCGACATCCTCAGCGTGGCACTCTTCATATTCCTGTACAGGAGGGTGGTGGACCCGGCCGTGCGCGGGGTGAGGAAGGACTCCAAGGGGCTGACCGAGCTGCAGAGGATGGGGATCGGGCTGGTGATCGCGGTGATGGCGATGGTGTCCGCGGGGATAGTGGAGTGGTACAGGTTGAAATACGCGAGGAGGGATTGTAAGCAGTGCAAGGGTTCGAGCACGCTGAGCATACTGTGGCAGGTGCCGCAGTACGGGCTGATAGGGGCGTCGGAGGTGTTCATGTACGTGGGGCAGCTGGAGTTCTTCAACGCGCAGGCGCCGGAGGGGCTGAAGAGCTTCGGGAGCGCGCTGTGCATGACGTCGATATCGCTGGGGAACTACGTGAGCAGCCTGCTGGTGTCGATAGTGATGAAGATATCGACGGAGGACAACGTGCCAGGGTGGATACCGGGGAACCTCAACAGGGGGCATCTGGACAAGTTCTACTTTTTGCTGGCCGGGCTGACCGCGGTTGATCTCGTGATATACGTGGGCTGCGCGTCGTGGTACAAGAGCATCAAGTTCAGAGGGGGAGAAGATGAGGAAGGGGAGGATTATGATGAGGTGTAG
- the LOC121755068 gene encoding ribose-phosphate pyrophosphokinase 1-like has protein sequence MASLLLPPPTTSPLFSRSAFPTPTARFSPARCELTDAVNGKPRVPVLNDQTLPKYLQSRRLGNAVDKNINNEIKIFSGTGNFMLSQEIAKYMGLNLGSIRIKRFADGEIYVQLQESVRGCDVYLVQPTCPPANENLMELLIMIDACRRASAKNITAVIPYFGYARADRKTQGRESISAKLVANLITEAGADRVLACDIHSGQSMGYFDIPVDHVYCQPVILDYLASKKICSGDLVVVSPDVGGVARARAFAKKLSDAPLAIVDKRRSGHNVAEVMNLIGDVKGKVAVMLDDMIDTAGTIAKGAELLHDVGAREVYACSTHAVFSPPAIERLSSGLFHEVIVTNTLPVSEENYFPQLTVLSVANLMGETIRRVHDDCSVSSIFQ, from the exons ATGGCCTCTTTGCTCTTGCCGCCGCCAACCACTTCTCCTCTTTTCTCGCGCTCCGCTTTTCCTACTCCCACCGCACGCTTCTCTCCCGCC AGATGCGAGTTGACAGATGCGGTGAACGGGAAGCCTCGTGTTCCTGTTCTCAACGACCAGACATTACCCAAGTACTTGCAGTCGAGACGATTGGGGAATGCTGTCGATAAAAACATTAATAACGAGATCAAGATTTTCTCCGGTACTGGCAATTTTATGCTTTCTCAG GAAATTGCTAAGTATATGGGCCTCAACCTTGGAAGTATCCGGATTAAGCGATTTGCAGATGGAGAGATTTATGTTCAGTTGCAAGAGAGTGTCCGTGGCTGTGATGTGTACCTGGTCCAGCCCACCTGTCCTCCAGCTAATGAAAATCTTATGGAGCTTCTTATAATGATAGATGCTTGCCGAAGAGCTTCAGCCAAAAATATCACTGCAGTGATCCCATACTTTGGATATGCGCGAGCTGATAGAAAG ACCCAAGGACGTGAATCTATTTCTGCCAAATTAGTAGCCAATCTTATCACGGAAGCAGGTGCAGATCGTGTTCTTGCCTGTGATATTCACTCAGGGCAGTCCATGGGTTACTTTGATATTCCCGTGGACCACGTGTACTGCCAG CCTGTCATCCTTGATTACCTTGCCAGCAAGAAGATATGCTCTGGTGACTTGGTAGTGGTCTCACCTGATGTTGGAGGAGTTGCACGTGCACGAGCTTTTGCGAAGAAGTTATCTGATGCACCTTTGGCCATTGTGGACAAAAGGCGTTCGGGGCATAATGTTGCTGAG GTAATGAATCTGATAGGTGATGTTAAAGGAAAAGTGGCAGTGATGTTAGATGACATGATAGATACAGCAG GAACGATAGCCAAAGGTGCAGAATTGCTGCATGATGTCGGTGCTCGGGAAGTCTATGCATGTAGCACTCATGCGGTTTTCAG TCCCCCTGCAATTGAGAGGTTGTCGAGTGGGCTGTTCCACGAGGTTATTGTTACAAATACGCTTCCAGTCTCGGAGGAAAACTATTTCCCCCAATTGACGGTTCTTTCTGTTGCTAACCTCATGGGTGAAACAATAAGGCGGGTTCACGATGATTGTTCTGTGAGTAGCATTTTCCAGTGA